A genomic region of Terriglobales bacterium contains the following coding sequences:
- a CDS encoding LptE family protein — MRKLTAGVALLLGTLVSGCGYHQAGHADRLPADVHSIAVPAFVNQTQSYRLEQLLTAAVVREFTTRTQYHITTRPDESSDAVLRGVVTSAQFAPLTYDSQSGRASSGLVTVNLRVQLLDRKGKVLWENQNYVFREEYQISSDVNSFFEEESPALERATRDFARTLVSNILENY; from the coding sequence ATGAGGAAGCTGACGGCGGGCGTCGCGCTCCTGCTGGGGACCCTGGTCTCGGGCTGCGGTTACCACCAGGCCGGCCACGCCGATCGCTTACCCGCCGACGTCCACTCCATCGCCGTCCCCGCCTTCGTCAATCAGACCCAGAGCTACCGGCTGGAGCAACTGCTCACGGCGGCCGTGGTGCGCGAGTTCACCACCCGCACGCAGTACCACATCACTACCCGGCCGGATGAATCTTCCGACGCGGTGCTGCGCGGGGTGGTCACCTCCGCCCAGTTCGCGCCCCTGACCTACGACTCGCAGAGTGGCCGCGCCTCCTCCGGCCTGGTCACCGTCAACCTGCGGGTGCAGTTGCTCGACCGCAAGGGCAAGGTGCTGTGGGAGAACCAGAACTACGTCTTTCGCGAGGAGTACCAGATCTCCAGCGATGTGAACAGCTTCTTCGAGGAGGAGTCGCCGGCGCTGGAGCGCGCCACCCGCGATTTCGCCCGCACCCTGGTCAGCAACATCCTGGAGAACTACTGA
- a CDS encoding HNH endonuclease, with product MQPGDIVSHNDMCSRERRMLQHGMNFRADTHSVLLMSRRRGAPYDDQVLKEGRILIYEGHDVPRRGGVKDPKRHDQPMRTPSGTLTPNGKFYEAAHAFKSGKHQPALVRVYEKIKDGIWTYNGVFRLVDAWEEEAGNRRVFKFRLEMTDLELPATTPGGLELEHNRMIPTTVKLEVYKRDKGQCVLCGSKDNLHFDHDYPYSKGGTSLSAENIRLLCVRHNLQKGAKIQ from the coding sequence ATGCAGCCGGGCGACATCGTTTCCCACAACGACATGTGTTCTCGCGAGCGGCGCATGCTGCAGCACGGAATGAACTTCCGCGCTGACACCCACTCGGTTCTTCTGATGAGCCGTCGTCGTGGCGCCCCATACGACGATCAGGTTCTCAAGGAAGGCCGAATCCTCATCTACGAAGGACACGATGTTCCGCGAAGAGGTGGCGTCAAGGATCCCAAGCGTCATGACCAGCCAATGCGGACGCCATCCGGTACCCTGACTCCTAACGGCAAGTTCTACGAAGCGGCACACGCCTTTAAGAGCGGAAAGCACCAACCAGCATTGGTGCGCGTGTACGAGAAGATCAAGGACGGGATATGGACCTATAACGGCGTTTTTCGACTCGTTGACGCCTGGGAAGAAGAAGCCGGCAATAGAAGGGTCTTCAAGTTCCGGCTGGAGATGACCGATCTGGAATTGCCAGCCACCACCCCCGGTGGTTTGGAACTTGAGCACAATCGGATGATTCCGACCACTGTGAAGCTCGAAGTGTACAAGAGGGATAAAGGCCAGTGCGTGTTATGCGGTAGTAAGGACAATCTGCACTTTGACCATGACTATCCCTACTCCAAGGGAGGCACCTCGCTATCCGCCGAGAACATTCGACTGCTCTGCGTCCGTCACAATCTCCAAAAGGGAGCGAAGATTCAGTAG
- the holA gene encoding DNA polymerase III subunit delta → MASRGFAPSERFVSEVKTRKLAPAYVFVGDEVFFRKRCRDAILEHLVPADLRDLSISEMDLAESTVQEMLDRARTPSLMAPFQVFFIRGVKGLYGRGSHEEDFAAIAAYCKDPNPDAVLIFLADHISIPADARRMELADRDRFERIRETLGECCTIVELARVEEGEAVRWVTETAAAGDVKVEPDAARELVDALGGDLMMIANELEKLLLYVGEKKRVTLGDVETMVLAAKQRTLYELTDAISSKNRARALEVLDAILSAGEGDEAAIGHLYMLAKTFRQMLVILERNVRDSRAIWQALWQGFRVPPFAAEDLIRQARRYKSRREITRALRLIAKADLALRSNPASKRLVLENLVMELASEPKPVESGWEQQQLPV, encoded by the coding sequence ATGGCGAGCCGCGGCTTCGCGCCCTCCGAGCGCTTCGTCTCCGAGGTCAAGACGCGCAAGCTCGCCCCCGCCTACGTCTTCGTCGGCGATGAGGTGTTCTTCCGCAAGCGCTGCCGCGACGCCATCCTCGAACACCTGGTGCCCGCCGACCTGCGCGACCTCAGCATCTCGGAGATGGACCTGGCCGAATCGACCGTGCAGGAGATGTTGGACCGCGCGCGCACGCCCTCGCTCATGGCGCCCTTCCAGGTGTTTTTCATTCGTGGGGTGAAAGGGCTGTACGGGCGCGGCTCGCATGAGGAGGACTTCGCCGCCATCGCCGCCTACTGCAAGGACCCCAACCCCGACGCGGTGCTCATCTTCCTGGCCGACCACATCTCCATCCCCGCCGACGCCCGCCGCATGGAACTGGCCGACCGCGACCGCTTCGAGCGCATCCGCGAGACCCTGGGCGAGTGCTGCACCATCGTCGAATTGGCGCGCGTGGAAGAGGGCGAGGCGGTGCGCTGGGTCACGGAGACGGCGGCGGCCGGCGACGTCAAGGTCGAGCCCGACGCCGCCCGCGAACTGGTGGATGCCCTGGGCGGCGATCTGATGATGATCGCCAACGAACTGGAGAAGCTCCTGCTCTACGTGGGCGAGAAGAAGCGGGTCACGCTGGGCGACGTCGAGACCATGGTGCTGGCGGCCAAGCAGCGCACCCTCTACGAATTGACCGACGCCATCTCCTCCAAGAACCGTGCCCGCGCCCTGGAGGTCCTCGATGCGATCCTATCGGCGGGCGAGGGCGACGAGGCCGCCATCGGCCATCTCTACATGCTGGCCAAGACCTTCCGCCAGATGTTGGTCATTCTGGAGCGCAACGTGCGCGACTCGCGCGCCATCTGGCAGGCGCTGTGGCAGGGCTTCCGGGTGCCTCCCTTCGCCGCCGAGGACCTCATCCGCCAGGCCCGCCGCTACAAATCGAGGCGGGAGATCACCCGCGCCCTGCGCCTCATTGCCAAGGCCGACCTCGCCTTGCGCTCCAACCCGGCCTCCAAGCGCCTGGTCTTGGAGAACCTGGTGATGGAACTTGCCTCCGAGCCCAAGCCCGTCGAAAGCGGCTGGGAACAGCAGCAGTTGCCGGTGTGA
- the rimI gene encoding ribosomal protein S18-alanine N-acetyltransferase: MNIRPAVIADVPAMLELERRAATAAHWKEQDYQRLFESGTRRLALVLEEEGKVCAFLVGRDLGEEWEIENVAVAGPARRRGLGTRLLGEWLDRAHAHGAHSVFLEVRESNRAARALYEKWAFLESGRRKSYYHDPEEDALVYRLTFPQATEIPVEG; this comes from the coding sequence GAACTCGAGCGCCGCGCTGCCACCGCTGCCCACTGGAAAGAGCAGGACTACCAGCGCCTCTTCGAGTCCGGCACTCGGCGCCTCGCCTTGGTGCTGGAGGAGGAAGGGAAGGTCTGCGCCTTCCTTGTCGGCCGCGACCTGGGTGAGGAGTGGGAGATCGAGAACGTGGCCGTCGCCGGCCCGGCGCGCCGCCGCGGCCTGGGCACGCGCCTCCTGGGCGAATGGCTTGACCGCGCCCACGCCCACGGGGCGCACAGCGTCTTTCTTGAGGTCCGCGAGTCCAACCGCGCCGCCCGTGCTCTCTACGAGAAGTGGGCCTTCCTCGAAAGCGGCCGCCGCAAGTCCTACTACCACGACCCGGAAGAAGACGCCCTGGTCTACCGCCTTACTTTTCCACAGGCGACCGAAATTCCCGTTGAAGGGTAA
- a CDS encoding phosphatidylserine decarboxylase produces MVRDGIYYALGALAAAAVVSWVANPWWAFPPLLLGALCLWFFRDPERSIPRIPGAIVSPADGKVTDVSTVQVEGQPRTRISIFLSIFDVHVNRSPIAGVIRSAEYRRGRFMNAMAGESAEHNEQNVVTVEGAGQTLVFKQIAGVIARRIVFTKRVGDTVACGERVGLIKFGSRTDVLLDPRAAVGVKVGDRVKGGSSVLATLLPAGEPELAGAASYREGDA; encoded by the coding sequence ATGGTTCGAGATGGCATTTATTACGCCTTGGGCGCGCTCGCCGCAGCCGCGGTGGTGAGCTGGGTGGCCAATCCCTGGTGGGCCTTCCCGCCACTGCTGCTGGGAGCGCTCTGCCTGTGGTTCTTCCGCGACCCGGAGCGCAGCATTCCGCGGATCCCAGGGGCCATCGTTTCTCCCGCCGACGGCAAGGTCACCGATGTTTCCACAGTGCAGGTGGAAGGGCAGCCGCGCACCCGCATCAGCATCTTCCTGAGCATCTTCGACGTGCACGTGAACCGCTCGCCCATCGCCGGCGTGATCCGCAGCGCCGAGTACCGCCGCGGTCGCTTCATGAACGCCATGGCCGGCGAATCGGCCGAGCACAACGAGCAGAACGTCGTGACCGTGGAGGGCGCGGGGCAGACCCTGGTGTTCAAGCAGATCGCCGGCGTGATCGCGCGCCGCATCGTCTTCACCAAGCGGGTGGGCGACACCGTGGCCTGCGGGGAGCGAGTCGGCCTGATCAAATTCGGCTCCCGCACCGACGTGCTGCTGGACCCGCGCGCCGCCGTCGGCGTGAAGGTGGGCGACAGGGTCAAAGGAGGCTCCAGCGTGCTCGCCACCCTGCTTCCGGCGGGCGAACCGGAGCTGGCCGGCGCCGCGTCCTACCGGGAAGGAGACGCGTGA
- the rpsT gene encoding 30S ribosomal protein S20 — protein sequence MASHFSALKRARQTEKRTALNRTHKSRLRSELRAFREILAKGDRKAAEARFRETTSAIDKAIQKGVIHHNTADRYKARLQARLKALAAK from the coding sequence ATGGCAAGCCATTTTTCAGCGCTGAAGCGGGCGCGGCAGACGGAGAAGCGCACCGCCCTCAACCGCACCCACAAGAGCCGGCTGCGCTCGGAACTGCGCGCCTTCCGCGAGATCCTGGCCAAGGGCGACCGCAAGGCCGCCGAGGCCCGCTTCCGCGAGACCACTTCGGCCATCGACAAGGCCATCCAGAAGGGCGTCATCCACCACAACACCGCCGACCGCTACAAGGCGCGGCTGCAGGCGCGGCTGAAGGCCCTGGCGGCGAAGTAG
- a CDS encoding Asd/ArgC dimerization domain-containing protein, protein MTAPAKPGSSGRAGVAGGGGLLRVAIVGAATLKGKELKEVLEAGSFPAVDVKLLDDDEALGQLESVGDEATFIQSVLPEHLEHVDLAFFASEPAFTRKHWNTARKTGAAIVDLSYVLEDEPGVAVRSPWIEQELGDGAPAPEARTVVAAHPAATVLALLLLRAQKAGRLERAVATIFEPASEHGRRGMDELHQQTVSLLSFQPLPREIFDAQVAFNLVARYGEKAAPTLESAEQRILAHFRRLAGERVPVPSVVLLQAPIFHGHVFSLYVETEGKVSWGELARVLEGEHIRVLRAPEDPPSNVSAAGQDQVLLMLRQDLARQNAFWLWAAADNLRISALTAVDCAAALARSQGKVA, encoded by the coding sequence ATGACCGCCCCTGCGAAACCGGGTTCCTCCGGCCGGGCCGGCGTGGCCGGCGGCGGTGGACTGCTGCGCGTGGCCATCGTCGGCGCCGCCACCCTGAAAGGGAAGGAGCTGAAGGAAGTCCTCGAGGCCGGCAGCTTTCCCGCGGTGGATGTGAAGCTGCTCGATGATGACGAGGCGCTGGGCCAGCTCGAATCCGTGGGCGACGAGGCCACCTTCATCCAAAGCGTGCTGCCCGAACACCTGGAGCACGTGGACCTGGCTTTCTTCGCTTCGGAGCCCGCGTTCACGCGCAAACACTGGAACACGGCGCGCAAGACCGGCGCCGCCATCGTGGACCTCTCTTACGTTCTGGAGGACGAGCCGGGCGTGGCCGTGCGCTCGCCCTGGATCGAGCAGGAGCTGGGCGACGGCGCGCCCGCCCCCGAAGCGCGCACGGTTGTGGCCGCCCATCCCGCCGCCACCGTGTTGGCGTTGCTGCTGCTGCGCGCGCAGAAAGCGGGCCGGCTGGAGCGAGCGGTCGCAACCATCTTCGAGCCCGCCTCCGAACACGGCCGCCGCGGTATGGACGAGCTGCATCAGCAGACCGTCAGCCTGCTCTCCTTCCAACCGCTGCCCCGCGAGATCTTCGACGCCCAGGTGGCATTCAATCTGGTGGCCCGCTACGGAGAGAAGGCGGCCCCCACGCTGGAATCTGCTGAGCAGCGCATCCTGGCACATTTCCGCCGGCTGGCGGGGGAGCGCGTGCCCGTGCCTTCCGTGGTGCTTTTGCAGGCTCCCATCTTCCACGGGCATGTGTTTTCCCTTTATGTTGAGACCGAGGGGAAGGTGTCCTGGGGCGAGCTGGCGCGAGTCCTGGAGGGAGAGCACATCCGTGTGCTGCGCGCCCCCGAGGATCCCCCCAGCAACGTGAGCGCCGCCGGTCAGGACCAGGTCCTGCTGATGCTGCGCCAGGACCTGGCGCGCCAGAATGCCTTCTGGCTGTGGGCCGCGGCGGACAATCTCCGAATCAGCGCGCTCACCGCGGTAGACTGCGCCGCCGCGTTGGCGCGCTCTCAGGGGAAGGTGGCATGA
- a CDS encoding phosphatidylcholine/phosphatidylserine synthase, whose translation MIDTTPMRRADDPLPSRHPRKGMALLPGLFTAANIAMGYYALVQALLGSVAEPWHFDNAAKAIGIAVVLDGLDGRIARLTGTTSDFGREFDSLADVVTFGVAPALLAWLWGFRLLPPMANLDLHARLIQVGGIASFVFLMAGASRLARFNIQRNPQPSNPGRPGRKYFVGMPIPAGAGVIAAIVHFTSGEPVALWWLAATWIALLVALAFLMVSTWRFYSFKDIDLRRSHPFRNIILIGFLIAAIWFFSRYVLFAIALVYMLSGVVARLFYALRRPAAAPAYEEASQPR comes from the coding sequence GTGATCGACACCACCCCCATGCGCCGCGCCGACGACCCCTTGCCGTCCCGCCATCCCCGCAAGGGGATGGCGCTGCTCCCCGGCCTGTTCACCGCCGCCAACATCGCCATGGGCTACTACGCGCTGGTGCAAGCGCTCTTGGGCTCGGTGGCCGAGCCCTGGCACTTTGACAACGCCGCCAAGGCCATCGGCATCGCCGTGGTCCTGGACGGTCTGGATGGCCGCATCGCGCGCCTCACCGGGACCACCAGCGACTTCGGCCGCGAATTCGACTCCCTCGCCGACGTCGTCACGTTCGGCGTGGCCCCCGCCCTGCTGGCCTGGCTCTGGGGATTCCGCCTGCTGCCGCCCATGGCCAACCTGGATCTGCACGCCCGCCTGATCCAGGTCGGCGGCATCGCCAGCTTCGTCTTTCTGATGGCCGGCGCCAGCCGCCTCGCCCGCTTCAATATCCAGCGCAACCCGCAGCCCTCCAATCCCGGCCGCCCCGGCCGCAAGTATTTCGTGGGTATGCCCATCCCCGCCGGCGCCGGCGTGATCGCCGCCATCGTGCACTTTACCTCCGGCGAGCCGGTGGCGCTGTGGTGGCTGGCCGCCACCTGGATCGCGCTGCTGGTAGCGTTGGCCTTCCTCATGGTCAGTACCTGGCGTTTTTACAGTTTCAAGGACATCGACCTGCGCCGTAGCCATCCCTTCCGCAACATCATCCTCATCGGCTTCCTCATCGCCGCCATCTGGTTCTTCTCGCGCTACGTGCTCTTCGCCATCGCGCTGGTGTACATGCTCTCCGGCGTGGTGGCGCGCCTCTTCTACGCGCTGCGCCGCCCCGCAGCCGCGCCCGCCTACGAGGAAGCTTCCCAGCCGCGATGA